The following are encoded together in the Dyella terrae genome:
- a CDS encoding bifunctional serine/threonine-protein kinase/formylglycine-generating enzyme family protein, translating to MAVPRALPLIELVDELRAGRIALPALLDAVKARGVLDEADYRAEVAQLEQMGEAGELDADVVLALIARLGAMRIIAARAPVDADLTVMMPAAAKPLQTPDPELTIVQVPSSPALVDEMTVVKPQAHGPTQAAHSPGDTSTHGTTSSLSSLGSWESIAAKEGGDYVTVGSLLKGRFHLERELGRGGMGVVYLAKDERKVEARDRDPYVAVKVLNDEFRRHPDSLIALQRESRRSQLLAHDNIVRVFDFDKDRTIVFMTMEYIDGSDLKSLIRERAYNGMPLAKARPLIEGMARALGRAHAAGIVHSDFKPGNVMVTRDGLPKVFDFGIARAGKFAGDASGEQTLFDAGTLGALTPAYASLEMIRGSEPSPNDDIYALGCVCFELLTGKHPFDKVSAEVVQKEGRKPPAVPGLTRRQHKTLCDSVALTSDQRLKNAEALIEGLREVGLKERMGPYVLGGSLALILLVGGGWGVSRYMHSHHLAKVIASFSATGKQRYANEVQAMQALATLDEDDRKRVIIDQGEAIQSYLLSRIDTYWQPSQQRFDYAGAQRVLALRDQLRLYSPALDMKRGELEQQRNELLNTLDTQLTRQIDAGAIFEDQPDNVVTTLARIRAVDPGSALLKNAELELKYDAAIGQSLAADRLDEAKQRLALATTLFPGSARLQQRGVQLAADEQTASLQQIATAAQAAPSTQSLTDARRELADLLAKPASTVDWEAAITRVATPLKNDNAPETQRLFDALGNTVADEAAKVTDPMQAQRTLAWVNFGLQYVPRSSRLLEQRGRLDGLQQQLEAQLAKDSVAAEIDSRIESMRRAAAANDVAKAQESLDRVRTLQPNAPFLANEGPQLLATAYLGQAKDAFQRGRYQGAADIAGQGTRALGSRADLRSARERYAFVSDLMQGGTSALTDADYDRLKKQLGDLRKTDSATLESLETDMKQRGQLPQGSFAARLEARKPAAALIVTPATASSAAPAIAPTANTPAAQTAKSTAAAVTATQTTATKAGVATGPDPCGGSALVGAGKVCSDVLDGKRGPSLVVVPGVGSGAAYAMSRAEITVNDFNRFCTASGQCHAITVDDPELGSLPVSNISLVQAKAYAAWLTSSTGFTYRLPSDAEWLHAAQAGQSWKQSEDSNCIPPTSQGADVAGAPVAARGREPNPWGLVNMSGNVWEWVTNDGATLVRGGSFNSYWSDCTVEARRTDSGTPQKDVGFRVLRELK from the coding sequence ATGGCCGTACCGCGCGCACTGCCCCTGATTGAGCTAGTGGATGAACTCCGTGCCGGACGCATCGCCTTGCCTGCGTTGCTCGACGCGGTCAAAGCACGTGGCGTGCTGGACGAGGCCGACTATCGCGCTGAGGTGGCGCAGTTGGAACAGATGGGTGAAGCCGGCGAACTGGATGCCGACGTGGTACTTGCACTGATCGCCCGCTTGGGCGCCATGCGGATTATCGCTGCGCGCGCACCGGTGGACGCCGATCTCACCGTGATGATGCCCGCCGCGGCCAAGCCGCTGCAAACACCGGACCCAGAACTGACCATCGTGCAGGTGCCATCGTCTCCTGCATTGGTCGACGAGATGACTGTGGTCAAGCCGCAGGCACACGGACCGACGCAAGCTGCCCATAGTCCCGGAGACACATCGACGCACGGCACCACCAGTAGCCTGTCCAGCCTCGGTAGCTGGGAGAGCATTGCGGCGAAAGAGGGGGGCGACTACGTCACCGTGGGCTCGCTGTTGAAGGGGCGTTTCCATTTGGAGCGAGAGCTGGGCCGTGGCGGCATGGGCGTGGTCTATCTGGCGAAGGACGAACGCAAGGTGGAGGCCCGCGACCGCGATCCCTATGTCGCGGTGAAGGTGCTGAATGACGAGTTTCGCCGCCATCCCGACTCGCTGATTGCCCTGCAACGTGAGTCGCGCCGTTCGCAACTGCTGGCGCACGACAACATCGTGCGCGTGTTTGACTTCGATAAGGATCGCACCATCGTCTTCATGACGATGGAGTACATCGACGGCTCGGACCTGAAGAGTTTGATCCGGGAGCGCGCCTACAACGGCATGCCGCTGGCCAAGGCCCGTCCGCTGATCGAGGGCATGGCGCGGGCCTTGGGGCGTGCGCACGCCGCAGGCATCGTGCATTCGGACTTCAAGCCAGGCAACGTGATGGTGACGCGCGACGGCCTGCCTAAGGTGTTCGACTTCGGTATCGCCCGCGCCGGCAAGTTCGCCGGGGACGCATCGGGCGAACAGACGCTGTTTGACGCAGGCACGCTGGGCGCGCTGACGCCGGCCTACGCGAGTCTGGAGATGATCCGCGGCAGCGAGCCGTCGCCCAACGATGACATCTATGCGCTGGGGTGTGTGTGCTTCGAGCTGCTGACCGGTAAGCACCCGTTCGACAAGGTCAGCGCCGAGGTAGTGCAGAAGGAAGGGCGCAAGCCGCCCGCCGTGCCGGGGCTGACCCGTCGCCAGCACAAGACGCTGTGCGACAGCGTGGCATTGACCAGCGATCAGCGCCTGAAGAATGCCGAAGCGCTGATCGAAGGGCTGCGCGAGGTAGGCCTTAAAGAACGGATGGGCCCGTATGTGCTGGGTGGTTCGCTCGCACTGATCCTGCTGGTGGGCGGGGGCTGGGGCGTGAGCCGTTACATGCATAGTCATCACCTCGCCAAGGTGATCGCAAGCTTCTCCGCCACGGGCAAGCAGCGCTACGCGAACGAAGTGCAGGCCATGCAGGCATTGGCGACGCTGGACGAGGACGACCGCAAGCGCGTCATCATCGACCAGGGAGAGGCCATCCAGAGTTACCTGCTCAGCCGCATTGACACCTACTGGCAGCCGTCGCAGCAACGGTTTGATTACGCGGGTGCGCAGCGCGTGCTGGCCCTGCGCGACCAACTGCGCTTATATTCACCCGCGCTGGACATGAAGCGTGGCGAGCTGGAGCAGCAGCGCAATGAACTGCTCAACACGCTGGACACGCAGTTGACCCGGCAGATCGATGCGGGCGCCATCTTCGAAGACCAGCCCGACAATGTCGTGACCACACTGGCGCGCATCCGTGCGGTGGACCCCGGCAGCGCGCTACTGAAGAACGCCGAGCTTGAGCTGAAGTACGACGCCGCCATCGGCCAGTCACTGGCCGCCGACCGGCTCGACGAGGCAAAGCAACGGTTGGCGCTGGCCACCACGTTGTTCCCCGGCTCCGCCCGGCTGCAGCAGCGCGGCGTACAACTGGCAGCGGACGAACAGACCGCCTCGTTGCAGCAGATCGCTACGGCAGCGCAAGCAGCGCCGAGCACGCAGAGTCTGACGGACGCACGTCGTGAACTGGCCGACCTTCTGGCCAAGCCCGCCAGCACTGTGGATTGGGAGGCTGCGATCACGCGCGTCGCCACTCCGTTGAAGAACGACAACGCGCCCGAAACACAACGCCTGTTCGACGCCCTGGGCAACACCGTGGCCGACGAAGCGGCCAAGGTCACCGACCCAATGCAGGCGCAACGCACGTTGGCATGGGTGAATTTCGGCCTGCAATATGTGCCGCGCTCGTCGCGATTGCTTGAGCAGCGCGGTCGGCTGGATGGACTGCAGCAACAGCTGGAAGCCCAGCTTGCCAAGGACAGCGTGGCGGCGGAGATCGACTCACGCATTGAGTCGATGCGTCGTGCGGCGGCGGCCAATGACGTGGCCAAGGCGCAGGAGTCGCTGGATCGTGTGCGCACGCTGCAGCCCAATGCTCCCTTCCTGGCCAACGAGGGGCCACAGCTGCTGGCGACGGCCTATCTCGGGCAGGCCAAGGATGCTTTCCAGCGCGGGCGCTATCAGGGCGCGGCGGACATTGCGGGGCAGGGCACTCGCGCCTTGGGCAGTCGCGCGGACCTGCGCAGCGCGCGTGAGCGCTACGCTTTCGTATCCGACCTGATGCAGGGAGGCACCAGTGCGCTGACCGATGCGGACTATGACCGCCTGAAAAAGCAGCTTGGCGATCTGCGCAAGACGGACAGCGCGACACTGGAAAGCCTTGAGACAGACATGAAGCAGCGTGGCCAGCTGCCGCAAGGCTCGTTCGCCGCGCGACTGGAAGCACGCAAGCCCGCTGCGGCACTGATAGTTACGCCGGCAACGGCAAGCTCGGCCGCTCCAGCGATAGCGCCAACAGCGAACACCCCTGCGGCGCAGACGGCCAAATCCACGGCCGCTGCAGTGACTGCCACGCAAACGACAGCAACGAAAGCCGGTGTCGCCACGGGTCCGGATCCCTGTGGCGGATCAGCGCTGGTTGGCGCGGGCAAGGTCTGCTCCGATGTGCTTGATGGCAAGCGCGGCCCGTCGTTGGTCGTGGTGCCTGGGGTAGGCAGCGGCGCTGCGTATGCCATGTCGCGCGCGGAAATCACCGTCAACGATTTCAACCGCTTCTGCACAGCTAGCGGGCAGTGCCATGCCATTACCGTCGATGACCCCGAGCTTGGCAGTCTGCCCGTGAGCAATATCAGCCTTGTGCAGGCCAAGGCGTACGCAGCCTGGCTCACCAGCAGCACGGGATTTACCTATCGCTTGCCGAGCGATGCCGAATGGCTGCATGCCGCACAGGCCGGCCAGAGTTGGAAGCAGTCCGAAGACAGCAACTGCATCCCACCGACCAGTCAAGGCGCAGACGTTGCCGGTGCACCAGTGGCTGCGCGGGGGCGCGAACCCAATCCATGGGGGCTGGTCAACATGTCGGGAAACGTATGGGAATGGGTGACCAATGATGGCGCCACACTAGTGCGCGGTGGCAGCTTCAACAGCTATTGGTCCGACTGCACGGTGGAGGCTCGCCGCACGGACAGTGGTACCCCGCAGAAGGACGTGGGCTTCCGTGTACTTCGGGAGCTGAAATGA
- a CDS encoding PP2C family protein-serine/threonine phosphatase encodes MMTRYQSAGRTVTGKVRAHNEDAILLRDEAGLWVVADGLGGHAAGDYASSMIVERLASVPRQGNVIDFVEAIEDELQRVNGDLLQSAAARGVDLIGSTVVVLVYDEEYMLCGWVGDSRAYCYEDGQLRQITRDHVHGVKDDVTQIHHATPTPSPGALTRAVGAEPQLFVDWVVAASRSGTQFVLCTDGINKEMSDAELDDACRRAQEPQALVASLLDLAMSRAARDNVSAVIVRLEE; translated from the coding sequence ATGATGACGCGCTATCAGTCCGCCGGGCGTACGGTGACCGGCAAGGTCCGGGCACACAACGAGGACGCCATCCTGCTGCGCGACGAGGCGGGGCTGTGGGTCGTGGCGGATGGTCTCGGTGGGCATGCGGCCGGCGACTATGCCAGCTCGATGATCGTTGAGCGGCTGGCCTCCGTGCCACGCCAGGGCAATGTCATCGATTTCGTCGAGGCGATCGAAGATGAGCTGCAGCGCGTCAACGGTGACTTGCTGCAGTCCGCGGCTGCGCGAGGCGTCGACCTGATTGGCTCCACCGTCGTGGTGCTGGTGTACGACGAGGAATACATGTTGTGCGGCTGGGTCGGCGACAGTCGGGCCTATTGCTACGAGGACGGCCAGTTGCGTCAGATCACCCGTGACCACGTGCACGGAGTGAAAGACGACGTGACGCAGATCCACCATGCCACGCCAACGCCTTCACCGGGTGCGCTTACCCGCGCGGTTGGTGCTGAGCCGCAGTTGTTCGTCGACTGGGTGGTGGCCGCTTCGCGCTCCGGTACGCAGTTCGTGCTCTGTACCGATGGAATCAACAAAGAAATGTCAGATGCCGAGCTGGACGACGCCTGTCGTCGCGCGCAGGAACCGCAGGCCCTGGTGGCCAGCTTGTTGGACCTGGCGATGAGTCGGGCCGCGCGCGACAACGTCTCGGCCGTCATCGTGCGCCTGGAGGAATGA
- the tagF gene encoding type VI secretion system-associated protein TagF → MTNADAAGFFGKLPSAGDFVQRRLPVAFVDAWDRHFEYAMAALPDALGGVWKHSFQASPPWRFMLPPGVCGGHAMAGVMLPSSDRVGRCFPLVIATRIPHAPGAGAWHEDQGWYAQAERMGVDASTDPAWGVELFDMQVRALTDLSDETAIPGRHPPIDVDWSAADHWRFPLPRHADATPTLLGWWSRLSELSQPWCLWWSGGGARVPASVLATRGLPAPEAFAGFIDATHAGRAWRSPDALMPSEAHP, encoded by the coding sequence ATGACCAATGCCGACGCCGCGGGATTCTTTGGCAAGTTGCCCAGCGCGGGAGACTTCGTGCAGCGCCGCCTGCCAGTCGCCTTTGTGGATGCCTGGGATCGGCATTTCGAATACGCCATGGCTGCGCTTCCTGATGCGCTCGGCGGCGTATGGAAACACAGCTTTCAGGCAAGCCCGCCATGGCGCTTCATGTTGCCGCCGGGCGTGTGCGGTGGTCACGCCATGGCCGGGGTGATGCTGCCGTCGAGCGATCGGGTAGGGCGCTGCTTTCCCCTGGTGATCGCCACGCGTATCCCGCATGCACCGGGGGCCGGCGCATGGCACGAAGACCAGGGTTGGTATGCACAGGCCGAACGCATGGGTGTCGACGCATCAACCGATCCCGCATGGGGTGTGGAGTTGTTCGACATGCAGGTGCGCGCGCTGACCGATCTCTCTGACGAAACCGCCATACCGGGCCGCCATCCGCCTATCGATGTGGACTGGAGTGCTGCCGATCACTGGCGCTTCCCGCTGCCACGCCACGCCGACGCGACCCCCACATTGCTGGGCTGGTGGTCGCGACTCAGCGAGCTGTCGCAGCCCTGGTGCCTGTGGTGGTCAGGCGGTGGTGCGCGCGTGCCGGCCAGCGTGCTTGCCACGCGAGGGCTGCCGGCGCCTGAGGCTTTTGCGGGTTTCATCGACGCTACGCACGCTGGCCGAGCCTGGCGCTCGCCGGATGCCTTGATGCCTTCGGAGGCACACCCATGA